In Thalassotalea sp. Sam97, a single window of DNA contains:
- a CDS encoding alpha/beta fold hydrolase yields the protein MLYYVGTLIKWLLLSLLIIIVSYCTWVLIAFRDIPVQQLEKQYGGGNLQRVVIDGVDLRYKVEGQGPALVLIHSHFYSMRQWQPWVDTLSNDFTVIRYDLTSHGLTGPDPSDDYSRARGASLLTKLLAQLNIHQAHIVGSSTGGGIAYHFAANHPDKTLSLTLINTPGMPKVANKYMDTELPSWGGYLLYLLPESLFKPFLQAPVIDKSLIDDAMVEEFHHMYRREGNRLAEYRRLQQYDKSDVTPLLKNITAPTLLMWGADNPQLPVAHVSEFAEKLVNTKTLERIIYPETGHVIPLERPYRSAKDTKAFIDRVTGRL from the coding sequence TATTGTACATGGGTTTTGATAGCGTTTCGCGATATTCCTGTACAACAATTAGAAAAGCAATATGGTGGCGGTAACTTGCAACGAGTGGTAATCGATGGTGTCGATCTACGGTACAAGGTGGAAGGGCAAGGACCGGCGTTGGTGCTCATTCATTCGCATTTTTATTCAATGCGTCAATGGCAGCCTTGGGTTGACACACTCAGCAATGATTTTACCGTGATCCGCTATGATTTGACCAGCCATGGTCTTACTGGGCCAGATCCAAGCGATGACTATTCCCGAGCAAGAGGCGCATCGTTACTGACCAAATTGCTTGCTCAGCTAAACATTCATCAAGCACACATTGTTGGCTCATCAACAGGCGGCGGCATTGCGTACCATTTCGCCGCGAATCACCCCGACAAAACTCTCAGTTTAACGTTGATCAACACACCGGGCATGCCTAAGGTAGCTAATAAATACATGGATACTGAGTTGCCATCGTGGGGAGGATATCTACTGTATCTGCTGCCTGAGTCGTTATTCAAGCCCTTTTTGCAAGCCCCGGTGATTGATAAGTCGTTAATTGATGATGCCATGGTCGAGGAGTTCCATCATATGTATCGACGAGAAGGTAATCGCCTAGCAGAGTATCGTCGTCTGCAACAATATGATAAATCTGATGTGACGCCTTTGCTTAAGAATATTACGGCGCCAACACTGTTGATGTGGGGCGCAGATAACCCACAACTGCCGGTCGCTCATGTGAGCGAGTTTGCAGAAAAGCTGGTTAATACCAAAACACTAGAACGCATTATTTATCCTGAAACTGGACATGTTATCCCACTTGAGCGCCCGTATCGTTCCGCTAAGGACACCAAAGCGTTTATTGACCGAGTAACAGGGCGATTATAA
- a CDS encoding alpha/beta hydrolase family protein — MSVWQRIMGIVGSIALLLTSLSGCNDAISLPQAQPLSASSEQLMAIPFIDKGPYQVIINRDVTLHNPDLQRDLDISAFYPEQGQQFPLVIFSPGFVAHKDTYDNVIAYWVSHGFVVLAVNHQDCCSMVSGIIKSMWFGNFGLVEQRVNDVRFLQQSLAELVSQYPFLQNKFDAENLAIAGHSFGGFTAQLFAGAGTYNPDDERYHYIAIDNVKAVLAISPPGPMFDVITDKSWQKLSLPTFISTGTWDVDGRFFKTWQVHNMSFDTALPGDKYSLVTQGADHYFGNLICRPEREELPQHDALRMLNATSTLFLKSYLTDEVVSKQQLQTLDLGGVTNGFSTLTRR; from the coding sequence ATGAGCGTTTGGCAACGAATCATGGGTATTGTCGGTTCAATCGCATTGTTACTGACGTCACTAAGTGGTTGTAACGACGCGATCAGCTTACCACAGGCACAGCCTTTGTCGGCAAGCTCAGAACAACTTATGGCGATCCCCTTTATTGATAAAGGCCCTTATCAGGTGATTATTAACCGTGATGTTACGCTCCATAATCCTGATCTCCAGCGCGATTTAGATATCAGCGCATTTTATCCTGAGCAAGGACAACAGTTTCCGCTGGTTATTTTCTCACCTGGTTTTGTTGCCCACAAAGACACTTACGATAATGTTATCGCTTATTGGGTAAGTCACGGCTTTGTCGTTCTCGCCGTTAACCATCAAGACTGTTGTAGCATGGTGTCTGGCATTATAAAGAGCATGTGGTTTGGCAATTTTGGTTTGGTAGAGCAACGTGTTAACGATGTTCGCTTTTTACAACAATCGTTAGCTGAACTTGTCAGTCAGTACCCATTTTTGCAAAACAAATTCGATGCCGAGAACTTGGCGATTGCGGGCCACTCATTTGGTGGTTTCACCGCACAACTGTTTGCAGGCGCGGGAACCTATAACCCAGATGATGAACGTTATCACTACATTGCCATAGATAACGTCAAAGCGGTGTTGGCCATTTCCCCCCCTGGGCCGATGTTTGATGTGATCACAGACAAAAGTTGGCAAAAATTGAGTCTGCCGACATTCATCAGTACTGGTACATGGGATGTTGATGGACGTTTTTTTAAAACCTGGCAAGTGCATAATATGTCGTTTGACACGGCCTTGCCAGGTGATAAATACTCATTAGTAACGCAAGGGGCTGATCATTATTTTGGCAACTTGATTTGTCGCCCAGAACGAGAAGAGTTACCACAGCATGATGCGTTGCGCATGCTCAATGCAACGTCGACGTTATTTCTAAAAAGCTATCTGACCGATGAAGTTGTGAGCAAGCAGCAGTTACAAACCCTAGATTTAGGTGGGGTTACTAACGGCTTTAGCACGTTAACACGGCGTTAG
- a CDS encoding 3-isopropylmalate dehydratase produces the protein MNIEKHGNAWVYGDNIDTDLLAPGAYMKAPIEKLAQHCLEAIDPRFAKRVKPGDILIAGHAFGIGSSREQAVQALLELGIAAVVVKSCARIFYRNAINLGLPVLICPTLSAIEQGHSIAVNVANARINNRTLAQSFACEPMAPKLLTIIDAGGLIPYLKTTLDLDKKITL, from the coding sequence ATGAATATTGAAAAACACGGTAACGCTTGGGTTTACGGTGATAATATCGATACCGATTTATTGGCACCAGGTGCCTACATGAAAGCACCGATTGAAAAACTTGCGCAGCATTGCTTAGAGGCTATCGACCCAAGGTTTGCCAAACGAGTTAAACCGGGTGATATCCTTATCGCTGGCCATGCTTTTGGTATTGGCTCGTCAAGAGAGCAAGCCGTACAGGCATTACTTGAGTTGGGCATCGCTGCCGTCGTGGTAAAATCCTGTGCGAGAATTTTTTATCGTAATGCCATTAATCTTGGTCTACCCGTGTTGATATGCCCTACCTTGTCCGCCATCGAGCAAGGTCACTCTATTGCCGTCAACGTGGCAAACGCTAGAATAAACAACCGTACACTCGCGCAAAGCTTTGCGTGTGAGCCCATGGCGCCAAAGTTATTAACCATTATCGATGCAGGTGGATTGATTCCTTATCTAAAAACAACATTAGATCTGGACAAAAAAATCACTCTATGA
- a CDS encoding aconitase/3-isopropylmalate dehydratase large subunit family protein, whose protein sequence is MTYTPQTLAQKLIAKACGKATVVEGEIVTCQVDLVLMHDSSGPRRVQPRLHELGVNVFDPSKVVLVSDHYVPATDADSAEILALTRRWASDNNIDHFYDMQGICHVMLPQQGHLQPGMFLVGGDSHSPTGGAFSTFMVGIGATEMTGVLATSEIWIKVPKTIRINLDGIMPKGCSAKDIMLYLCKQLGNNNDYKVLEFSGSTVRQMPMFERMVLCNMSAELGAKTAVIGADETTLSWLRDLGKACDERLLEWQSDEHAVYDAVIDLDVTTLEPQIAAPHSPQNTHAINAIDSVDIQQAYIGACTGAKLSDLHMAAQVLKGRKVAAGTRLLVAPATVKTTELATKDGTLATLTEAGAILLPSGCGACAGMGAGAIASGENCISSTSRNFKGRMGSPQSNVYLGSPYTVAASAIAGKLADPRPYIDTPAIEGDPIARQ, encoded by the coding sequence ATGACCTATACCCCACAAACCTTAGCGCAAAAGTTGATTGCAAAAGCCTGTGGTAAAGCCACGGTTGTCGAAGGTGAAATCGTTACCTGTCAAGTCGATTTAGTGCTTATGCATGACTCCTCTGGGCCCAGACGTGTACAACCTCGCTTGCATGAGTTAGGCGTCAACGTCTTTGATCCCAGTAAAGTGGTGTTAGTCAGCGATCATTACGTGCCCGCGACTGATGCGGACAGTGCCGAGATATTGGCTTTAACGCGCCGCTGGGCGAGCGACAACAACATTGATCATTTTTATGATATGCAAGGGATCTGTCATGTCATGTTACCGCAACAGGGGCATTTACAACCCGGCATGTTTCTTGTCGGTGGAGACTCTCACTCGCCAACAGGTGGCGCGTTTTCAACGTTTATGGTCGGCATCGGCGCAACCGAAATGACCGGTGTACTGGCTACCAGTGAAATTTGGATCAAAGTCCCAAAAACCATTCGCATTAATCTCGACGGCATAATGCCCAAAGGTTGTAGTGCCAAAGACATCATGCTCTATTTATGCAAACAACTCGGCAATAACAATGATTACAAAGTCCTTGAGTTTTCCGGCTCTACCGTTCGTCAAATGCCGATGTTTGAGCGTATGGTGTTATGTAATATGTCAGCCGAGCTTGGCGCAAAAACTGCGGTAATTGGTGCAGATGAAACAACCTTGTCATGGCTTCGGGATCTGGGTAAGGCCTGTGATGAACGTTTACTTGAGTGGCAGTCAGATGAGCACGCGGTATACGATGCGGTTATTGACCTTGATGTCACAACGCTTGAGCCACAAATCGCCGCCCCCCACAGCCCACAAAATACCCATGCCATTAACGCCATAGATTCGGTTGACATTCAACAAGCCTACATCGGCGCCTGCACTGGTGCTAAGTTATCGGATTTACACATGGCTGCTCAAGTGCTCAAGGGGCGCAAGGTAGCAGCTGGCACACGGTTATTGGTGGCACCGGCGACAGTAAAAACAACCGAGTTAGCCACAAAAGACGGTACCTTGGCGACTTTAACTGAAGCGGGGGCGATTTTACTGCCTAGCGGTTGCGGTGCATGCGCGGGAATGGGCGCGGGGGCGATAGCATCCGGTGAAAATTGCATCTCGTCAACATCACGTAACTTTAAAGGCCGAATGGGCTCGCCACAATCCAATGTGTATCTTGGCTCGCCTTATACAGTGGCCGCCAGCGCCATTGCAGGGAAGCTTGCCGATCCACGACCGTACATTGATACACCAGCAATCGAGGGCGATCCAATCGCACGGCAATAG
- a CDS encoding enoyl-CoA hydratase/isomerase family protein, which translates to MVKLELNKRKQHIIATIMIDRSEKRNAFTEQMWLQLHQICVRLKQDIKPHVAVIQASGEQAFCAGADISELHTMIGDSGRISAHNQLIQDAQMALQTLDCATLAMINGDCIGGGVGIALACDFRVAVTHATFAITPAKLGLLYSLNDTRRLIAHVGIARAKQLLLLSQKINAQQAVEWGMLNDVVSSKSLALIKQKYIDQLAKVSGHAISGIKQTIRHLYDQQSDELHLRELFSQAFDSDDFHQAASQFIQK; encoded by the coding sequence ATGGTTAAGCTAGAACTCAACAAACGTAAGCAACATATCATCGCCACCATCATGATTGATCGCTCTGAAAAGCGTAATGCGTTTACCGAGCAAATGTGGTTGCAACTCCATCAGATTTGTGTGCGACTAAAACAAGACATCAAACCGCATGTGGCCGTGATCCAAGCGTCTGGTGAGCAGGCGTTTTGTGCAGGCGCTGATATTAGCGAGTTACATACCATGATTGGTGACAGCGGACGAATAAGCGCGCATAACCAGCTGATCCAAGATGCACAGATGGCATTACAAACACTTGATTGTGCAACGCTGGCGATGATTAACGGTGATTGTATTGGTGGCGGCGTCGGGATTGCTTTAGCATGTGACTTTCGTGTCGCGGTTACGCACGCCACATTTGCCATTACCCCCGCAAAGTTGGGGTTGTTGTACTCGTTAAATGATACCCGACGTTTGATTGCGCATGTGGGTATCGCTCGTGCTAAGCAATTATTGCTCCTCAGTCAAAAAATCAATGCGCAACAGGCCGTAGAGTGGGGCATGTTGAATGATGTAGTGAGCAGTAAAAGCCTTGCTCTGATCAAGCAGAAGTATATCGACCAGTTAGCAAAGGTTAGTGGACATGCCATCAGTGGTATAAAACAAACAATCCGTCATTTATATGATCAACAATCGGACGAATTACATCTTCGGGAATTATTTAGCCAAGCGTTCGACAGCGACGACTTTCATCAAGCGGCGAGCCAGTTTATCCAAAAATAA
- a CDS encoding class I SAM-dependent methyltransferase, with product MTKPLPSWTTLNKHQVFANGCHDDVARMDFLTHLNAYLGANVLPGVKTAYQQQVLPAYIAEHGHEPRDRHEIRNAMLNNSYFQFWSALRRNTMEMRHQAGRAQVLGQIEALMAKVTHYTEHVDGLQLDGSVAIPDNIGLVDIHCQPGCYYQEYFPDDITVAASYDLGLFVTTAGLLGSLNDGGGQAICRYLSQQFPDFSPKKILDIGCTIGHNIVPIAQAFPDAEVIAVDVARPCLRYGHARAKALGVNNITFVQANAEDLSMFDDHSFDLITTAMFWHETSANAMPAIFKSIYRLLKPGGLTLHLEQPQYLGMDVYEQFIRDWDTYFNNEPYWGPMHDLDLQQVVSQAGFHGDDLFQAKMVSLVDEQIYGKREHGEQGEDYGRAPVWNGFGIWKQ from the coding sequence ATGACTAAACCTTTACCGTCATGGACGACCCTCAACAAACACCAAGTCTTTGCAAATGGTTGCCACGATGATGTGGCTCGCATGGACTTTCTTACCCATTTGAATGCGTACCTTGGCGCAAACGTTTTGCCCGGGGTTAAAACAGCCTATCAACAGCAAGTGTTGCCGGCGTATATTGCCGAACACGGTCATGAGCCTCGCGATCGTCATGAAATCCGTAATGCGATGTTAAACAACAGTTATTTTCAATTTTGGAGTGCATTGCGTCGCAATACCATGGAAATGCGTCATCAAGCAGGCCGTGCGCAAGTGCTTGGGCAAATAGAAGCCTTGATGGCAAAGGTTACTCACTATACAGAGCATGTTGATGGTTTGCAGCTCGATGGCAGCGTAGCCATTCCTGACAATATCGGTTTGGTTGATATTCATTGTCAACCGGGTTGTTATTACCAAGAGTATTTCCCAGATGACATCACCGTCGCTGCAAGTTATGACCTAGGGCTATTTGTGACCACTGCAGGTTTGCTAGGCTCGCTTAACGATGGTGGTGGTCAAGCGATTTGTCGTTATCTTAGTCAACAGTTTCCCGATTTTTCTCCAAAAAAGATCCTCGATATTGGCTGTACCATCGGTCATAACATTGTGCCCATTGCACAAGCTTTTCCAGATGCCGAAGTGATTGCCGTGGATGTGGCTCGCCCGTGTTTGCGTTATGGTCATGCCAGAGCAAAAGCATTAGGCGTAAACAACATCACCTTTGTTCAAGCCAATGCTGAAGATCTTTCGATGTTTGATGATCACAGTTTTGATTTGATCACCACGGCAATGTTTTGGCATGAAACATCGGCTAACGCCATGCCGGCTATTTTTAAAAGCATTTATCGATTATTAAAACCTGGTGGATTGACGTTGCATTTGGAGCAACCGCAATATCTAGGAATGGATGTTTATGAGCAGTTTATTCGCGATTGGGATACCTATTTCAATAACGAGCCATATTGGGGCCCGATGCATGATCTGGACTTGCAACAGGTGGTGAGTCAAGCAGGTTTTCATGGCGATGATTTATTTCAAGCGAAGATGGTGTCACTAGTCGATGAGCAAATTTATGGCAAACGCGAGCATGGCGAACAAGGTGAGGACTATGGTCGAGCACCGGTATGGAATGGGTTTGGCATATGGAAACAATAA
- a CDS encoding REDY-like protein HapK, with the protein MTTIVVLFNLKDGVSEADYQQWAKETDLPTAGALPSVDSFEVLRSQGLLMSDMTPPYQYIEILKVNDMATFAKDVSSDVMTRVSAEFQHFADNPMFILCESL; encoded by the coding sequence ATGACAACAATCGTCGTGCTGTTTAATTTAAAAGATGGAGTAAGTGAAGCGGATTACCAACAATGGGCTAAAGAAACCGATTTACCGACCGCAGGGGCTTTGCCATCGGTAGACAGTTTTGAGGTTTTACGTAGCCAAGGGCTACTTATGTCGGATATGACGCCACCGTATCAATACATTGAAATTCTCAAAGTGAACGATATGGCGACATTTGCGAAGGATGTTTCCAGTGATGTGATGACAAGAGTCAGTGCTGAGTTTCAGCATTTCGCTGACAATCCCATGTTTATCCTTTGCGAATCGCTCTAG
- a CDS encoding SDR family NAD(P)-dependent oxidoreductase, which translates to MSLYPELENKVVVITGAGRHQGLGEAMAKRLAEEGCRVVITDVGHASGEYMPESAIGTTQEMEQIVAKIRQAGGEAVAYHCNVLDAEELKATVQFAVDTYGAIDIWINNAGIGYLMKPILDMEVNEWDTVLNVNLRGTFLGIKYAAEQMVKQGHGGKIINIGSQASKSAFAHASAYTTSKHGMNGLTRVAAQELGPHNIHVNQICPNHVTTGLGAWQNQHFSEVTGKGYEQYMQDMRDRIPLGRPGLQQDIANTCAFLCSDQASYITGECMNVSGGEEYH; encoded by the coding sequence ATGTCACTGTACCCAGAACTCGAGAATAAAGTGGTGGTGATCACCGGTGCCGGTCGTCATCAGGGACTTGGCGAAGCAATGGCAAAACGCCTTGCCGAAGAAGGCTGTAGGGTTGTGATCACTGACGTTGGCCATGCAAGTGGCGAATATATGCCTGAGTCGGCCATTGGCACGACTCAAGAAATGGAACAGATCGTGGCCAAAATCAGACAAGCGGGTGGGGAAGCGGTTGCATATCATTGCAATGTTTTAGATGCCGAAGAACTCAAAGCAACCGTTCAATTTGCGGTCGATACTTATGGCGCTATTGATATTTGGATAAATAATGCCGGTATTGGCTATTTGATGAAACCTATTTTGGATATGGAGGTGAATGAATGGGATACGGTACTCAATGTCAATCTTAGAGGTACATTTTTAGGGATTAAATACGCCGCAGAACAAATGGTTAAGCAAGGACATGGCGGTAAAATTATTAACATTGGCTCGCAAGCATCTAAGTCAGCGTTTGCTCATGCGTCAGCGTACACCACCTCGAAACATGGTATGAATGGTCTTACCCGAGTTGCGGCGCAAGAATTGGGTCCTCATAACATTCACGTCAATCAAATCTGTCCTAATCATGTCACCACGGGGCTTGGCGCGTGGCAAAATCAGCATTTTAGTGAAGTTACTGGTAAAGGCTACGAGCAATATATGCAAGACATGCGTGATCGCATTCCATTAGGCCGACCCGGTTTACAACAAGATATTGCCAATACTTGTGCGTTTTTGTGCTCAGATCAAGCCTCATATATTACCGGCGAGTGCATGAATGTGTCAGGTGGCGAAGAGTATCATTAG
- a CDS encoding polysaccharide deacetylase family protein: MANYTWPNNARLALSLVVNVEEGSEYSTKDGDRKMEPVDELQVHVAKPLRNYGNESNYQYGLKEGAPRIINLLDKYQIPVTWAAAALSLERAPELTQAIRRRKDEVCAHGYRWVHQFNMDKDSEAQFIQQATESIEQTIGKRPQGWLSRYLLTDNTRDLLRQSGYLYHMDDYSADAPFYADGDSNSMVIMPYAIDSNDMKMWVAPSYTPDAWLKYAKDSFDTLYQEGAEQPRMMSLGLHLRIIGRPGRIWALQAFLDYVTSKTDVWCATREQIARHFIEQSAPPKTNQSGQFEQHPVTSHCTPASN, from the coding sequence ATGGCAAATTACACATGGCCAAATAATGCTCGGCTTGCCTTGTCACTGGTGGTAAATGTGGAAGAGGGATCGGAATATAGCACTAAGGATGGCGACCGTAAAATGGAGCCGGTTGATGAGCTACAAGTCCACGTAGCGAAGCCTTTGCGTAATTACGGCAACGAGTCAAATTATCAATATGGTCTAAAAGAAGGCGCGCCAAGGATAATTAATTTGCTCGATAAATATCAAATCCCCGTAACGTGGGCAGCCGCCGCCTTATCGCTGGAGCGGGCCCCCGAGTTGACGCAAGCGATTCGTCGTCGAAAAGATGAAGTGTGTGCACATGGCTACCGCTGGGTACATCAATTTAACATGGACAAAGATAGCGAAGCGCAATTTATTCAGCAGGCCACCGAGTCAATCGAGCAAACCATAGGCAAACGTCCACAAGGTTGGCTGTCACGCTATTTATTGACCGATAATACCCGAGATTTGCTGCGTCAATCTGGCTATTTATATCATATGGACGATTACAGTGCCGATGCGCCTTTTTATGCCGATGGTGATAGCAACAGCATGGTGATTATGCCATACGCCATAGACAGCAATGACATGAAAATGTGGGTGGCGCCAAGCTATACGCCAGATGCATGGCTCAAGTATGCAAAAGACAGCTTTGATACGCTATATCAAGAAGGCGCAGAGCAACCAAGGATGATGAGTTTAGGTTTACATTTACGCATCATTGGTCGTCCTGGACGAATTTGGGCACTGCAAGCCTTTTTAGATTACGTGACAAGTAAAACGGATGTTTGGTGTGCTACGCGTGAACAAATAGCACGCCATTTTATCGAGCAATCTGCTCCCCCAAAAACCAATCAGAGCGGTCAGTTTGAGCAACATCCGGTCACCTCGCATTGTACACCGGCGTCGAATTAA
- a CDS encoding CoA ester lyase — MTLPLLRSVLFVSGSQPKRFIKAFQSGADAVCIDLEDAVLPKDKDAARSHLVNYLDSLMTTQQQSSCPLLVRINPITSDEGRRDIEALMSRQNCPTAIILAKTNSVDDIITADTALANSSIGLIALLETVAGIVNAASIATASDRLEAIMFGGADYSAEIGCDFSFEPLLLARLQLCQVKGLKCLQLIDVPHIHLNDLDACHQESVRVKALGFTAKAAIHPKQLSAIHQAFSPSVSEINQAMDIVMASHKASDGAICVNGQMVDKPVVLAAQRTLELAMSAGIDHSAIHSEIYSTTNNQQSR, encoded by the coding sequence ATGACATTACCGTTATTGCGAAGTGTATTATTCGTCTCTGGTAGTCAGCCGAAAAGGTTTATTAAAGCGTTTCAATCGGGCGCTGATGCGGTTTGTATTGATTTAGAAGACGCCGTTTTGCCAAAAGATAAGGATGCCGCTCGAAGTCATTTGGTTAACTATCTCGATTCACTGATGACTACACAGCAACAGTCATCATGTCCTTTATTGGTAAGGATTAATCCTATCACCAGTGACGAGGGGCGACGCGATATCGAGGCTTTAATGAGCAGACAAAACTGCCCAACAGCGATTATTCTCGCAAAGACCAATTCTGTTGATGACATTATCACGGCAGATACAGCACTTGCCAATAGCTCAATAGGTTTGATCGCCTTGCTGGAGACGGTTGCTGGCATTGTTAATGCCGCATCGATTGCAACAGCAAGTGATCGGTTAGAGGCTATCATGTTTGGTGGTGCCGACTACAGCGCCGAGATTGGTTGTGATTTTTCCTTTGAACCCCTGTTATTAGCGCGCTTGCAGTTGTGCCAAGTCAAAGGACTCAAGTGCTTACAATTGATAGACGTACCCCATATTCATTTAAATGATCTTGATGCTTGTCACCAAGAATCCGTGCGGGTTAAGGCACTGGGTTTTACCGCAAAAGCGGCGATACATCCCAAACAACTTAGCGCTATCCATCAGGCATTTAGCCCTTCGGTATCTGAGATAAATCAAGCCATGGATATTGTCATGGCTTCGCATAAGGCGAGCGATGGCGCAATATGTGTCAATGGTCAAATGGTCGATAAGCCGGTCGTACTTGCAGCCCAAAGAACCCTTGAGTTGGCAATGAGCGCAGGTATTGATCATTCAGCAATACATTCAGAAATTTATTCTACAACTAACAATCAGCAATCAAGATGA
- a CDS encoding MaoC family dehydratase, with protein sequence MVQRSKQVGDNRFRESFGRHYEEFAIGDIYEHRPGRTITKTDNTWFTLLTMNTHPMHFDDEYAKHSEFGKCIVCSPFTVALMVGMSVTDCSQKAIANLGWDDIKMTHPLFEDDTLTCESQVLDKRESESRPGAGIVTIRTTGFNQHGKVVCSFIRKMLIAKHGFSVEDQANY encoded by the coding sequence ATGGTGCAACGTAGCAAACAAGTTGGTGATAATCGTTTTCGAGAAAGCTTTGGTCGCCATTATGAAGAATTTGCCATAGGTGATATATACGAGCATCGGCCAGGGCGGACAATTACCAAAACAGATAATACCTGGTTTACCTTATTGACCATGAATACCCACCCGATGCACTTTGATGATGAATATGCTAAACACAGTGAATTTGGTAAATGCATTGTCTGTTCACCGTTTACGGTTGCCTTAATGGTGGGCATGAGCGTCACCGATTGCAGTCAAAAGGCGATTGCTAATTTGGGTTGGGATGACATAAAAATGACGCACCCGTTATTTGAAGATGACACGCTAACGTGTGAATCGCAAGTGCTCGATAAGCGAGAGTCAGAATCCCGTCCAGGTGCCGGTATTGTCACTATTCGTACAACCGGATTTAACCAACATGGAAAGGTTGTATGTAGCTTTATTCGCAAAATGTTGATCGCCAAGCACGGTTTTTCTGTCGAAGACCAAGCTAACTATTAA
- a CDS encoding acyl-CoA dehydrogenase family protein, with amino-acid sequence MSEHYTQEDEIAILDMIAKWVDNEVAPIAKEFDHQDKYPHDLVEQMGELGLFGATIGSEWGGMQLPASIYAKIVIKVASVWMAPGGIFNSHLIQASAIERCGTREQKQRILPRMATGELRGGIALTEPNAGTDLQAITTTAVRDGDEYIINGAKTWITNSLNGNSLAVLVKTDLDINPRYKGTSLFFIETKDSDGHFKSGIDVIKMRKLGYKSIDTCEVVFSDFRVPASNLIGGEEGQGFFQAIGGLELGRINVAARGAGIAKGALALAVRYAQEREAFGKPICQHQAIQLKLGEMAAKVEASMLLIEQAAAKYDANQRCDMEAGMAKYFASETGVFCAQEAMRIFGGYSYSVEYDIERFYRDAMLMCIGEGTNEMQRMIIAKQLIERHPI; translated from the coding sequence ATGTCTGAGCATTATACCCAAGAAGATGAAATTGCAATTTTAGATATGATTGCAAAGTGGGTCGATAACGAAGTTGCCCCAATCGCCAAAGAGTTTGATCACCAAGATAAATATCCACATGATCTGGTTGAACAAATGGGTGAGTTGGGTTTGTTCGGTGCAACCATTGGTAGTGAATGGGGTGGTATGCAATTACCGGCATCGATTTATGCAAAAATCGTGATCAAAGTTGCATCGGTATGGATGGCACCTGGTGGAATTTTTAACTCTCATCTCATTCAAGCATCGGCAATCGAGCGTTGCGGTACACGTGAGCAAAAGCAACGCATTTTACCACGTATGGCGACGGGTGAGTTACGTGGCGGTATTGCCTTGACCGAACCCAATGCCGGCACAGATCTGCAAGCGATTACCACCACGGCGGTGCGTGATGGTGATGAATATATCATCAATGGTGCCAAAACTTGGATAACCAACTCGTTAAATGGCAACTCATTGGCGGTTCTCGTTAAGACCGATTTAGATATTAACCCACGTTATAAAGGTACCAGTTTATTTTTTATTGAAACCAAGGATAGCGATGGTCATTTTAAGTCCGGCATCGACGTTATTAAGATGCGTAAACTTGGTTATAAATCCATTGATACCTGCGAAGTTGTGTTCAGCGATTTTCGAGTGCCTGCGAGTAACCTAATTGGTGGTGAAGAAGGACAGGGTTTTTTCCAAGCGATCGGAGGTTTGGAGTTGGGGCGGATCAATGTGGCAGCGCGTGGTGCGGGCATTGCTAAAGGCGCATTAGCCTTAGCTGTTCGTTATGCGCAAGAACGTGAAGCGTTTGGTAAACCCATTTGCCAACATCAAGCGATTCAATTGAAACTCGGCGAAATGGCAGCCAAAGTCGAAGCGTCGATGCTGTTAATTGAACAGGCAGCAGCCAAATATGATGCCAATCAACGCTGTGATATGGAAGCGGGAATGGCGAAGTATTTTGCTTCGGAAACAGGCGTGTTTTGCGCCCAAGAAGCAATGCGCATATTTGGCGGCTATAGCTATTCGGTGGAATATGATATTGAACGTTTTTATCGAGATGCGATGCTTATGTGTATTGGTGAAGGCACCAATGAAATGCAACGTATGATCATCGCCAAACAATTAATTGAACGTCACCCGATCTAA